The segment TTCATGAAAATGAATTTGAGATAAATGATAGGTAGCTCCATGATATTGAATAGAATCTCCAACTTCAAAATTAAACTGAATGGAATGGCCATTATTTATTGCCATACTTATTGCTGTTGTAGGAGAATATAAAATGGCTAGCGGGTTTTCTTTTTGCTGTGTAGGTTTTGTATTAATATCTATAATATTAATTGGCGATTGTTTTTTACCATCGCAATCTGAGTTTTTTTCAATTTCTGCCCAATGTGCTGGTGATGTTTCTCCATCATACGTCCAATGTACTTTTTTTTCTGAGTTATGACTTTCTTTTTTTGTAGTGCTATTTTTACAAGAAGTACTAGTAACTGCTACAATTATAGCTATTAATAACCCTAATTTTTTCATTGTTTATTTGTTTTATTAAAGCAACAAAGTACGTGAAAAACTAAAAATTATTTTCTGATATTTATCATGCTTTTAAAGAATATTAGAAAACGGTTTCTGTGTTCTAATGATTTGTAAATTAGGTTTTTTAGAAAGGGTTTTAGTCAATTATGTTATTAATTTTACCTTATAAATCAGCATCAAAATTAGGTAAATGCACCGCTTCAACTTTAAGCAAATTCTTACATTCTAATAATTACTAATTTTTTACTGGGAACAACATCTATTTAGCTTCATTTATATATGATTATAAAGCCATTAATGGCTCTTATTTTAATCACAAATAAAAGCGGAATTTTTCTAGTTTTCTAACAGTAGCAAAATTGCATGCGTACGCAACTTTTATTGCGTACGCATGCAACTCACATTGCATCAGGGTGGAGTGTCTATTGCGTACGTATGAAATTTAAGCACTTGTAACTACCTGTAAGTCAATTTTTTATAATTTGTTTTTTTATTCGGTTTTTAGCCCCTTTTTAATCCATTAAAAGGTTCAGTTTTTGGCATAAATCAGCATCAAAATTAGACAGCTCAAAATTGATAGCTGCTCTCATTAATGTTAAGAATTGGGCTTGTTAAAATTGTTCTCATTTTATTTTTTATATATTTGAATACCAAACTTTTAAAATGCCTTTATTATTTTTAAGTACACATTTAAAGCTAAATTCTTTTTATGCACATAAAGGACTAAGTGAGTTTACTAAATATCCTCACACTTAATTTTTATTAAGAGGTGAAAAATAGTTAATTACTGGAGAATCTATTCTTGATAAATTTATTTATATAACGCGAACCAATTTGTATTCTAATGAGAAATTTTATTTTTATTTTCACCTTTATTTTTTTAATAACTTCTTGTAAAAAACAACAATCTAAACTTATTTTTAAAAAATACGATGAAACTGCTGAGTTAGAAACACAGCAGAATCATGAGAAAAAAAGGATGAAATTTAAATTAATTCAGTCTAAATATTTAGATATGAATGAGGTTTTTAAACCATTTCAAGAAGATTTGGCTTATTTCTCAGAAGAAAATTATATAAATTTAAAGCCTTTAATTTTAGAGCAAGATATTCCCACTCTTCAAAAAAGTATTAAAGAAGGAAAGCTTACGTATGAGAAACTAACACTCTTTTACTTATATAGAATTAGAAAGTTTGAAAGTGATAGCACCAAATCTTTAAATGCTATTATTGCTTTAAACCCTAATGTGGTTAAAGAAGCAAGAGAAAAAGATAAAAATTTAGAACTGCCTTCGTCTGATTATTCCGTTTACGGAATGCCAATTTTACTAAAAGACAATATAAATACCAAAGAAATGCCAACTACAGCAGGAGCAATTGCTTTAGAAAGAAATTTTACTAAAACAGATGCTTTTATTGTTGATAAATTGAAAGAAAATGGCGCTTTAATTTTAGGGAAAGTAAATTTAAGTGAATGGGCTTATTTCTTCTGTTCTGGTTGTCCTTTAGGGTATTCTGCCATTGGCGGACAAACCTTAAATCCGTATGGAAGAAAAATGTTTGAAACAGGAGGAAGTTCAGCAGGAAGTGCGGTTGCCGTGGCAGCAAATTATGCGGTTGCGGCTGTGGGCACAGAAACTTCGGGCTCAATTACATCGCCATCAAGTCAGAATTCAGTTGTGGGGTTAAAACCTACAATTGGTGTTTTAAGTAGAACAGGTATTGTACCAATTTCATCAACTTTAGATACGCCTGGACCAATGACTAAAAATGTGGTTGATACTGCCATCTTATTAAATGCAATGAAAGGCTTTGATGAGACTGATAGTGCTTCTAAAAATTTAAAAGAAGAGTACGTTCAAAACGGTTTTAGATCTAAGTTTAAAGGAAAAAAGGTGGGCGTTTTAAAACCATTACTAACAGATTCTATTTATTTAATTAGTATAGAGAAACTGAAAAAAGTAGGAGTAGAGGTTGTAGAAATTACACCATCAGAAATTTCTTTTAAAGGTTTTATAACGTTACTAAATATTGATATGAAACATGATTTACCAAAATATTTAAAGCACAATGCAAACAAATCTCTGTATATAAAAAATGTGAAAGAGATTATTGCTTTTAATAAAAAAGATTCTCTTTTAAGAGCTCCTTATGGGCAACAATTATTTGAAGGAATTGTAAAAGATACTACTACTTTAAAACAGTTAGAGGTTGTAAAACAACATTTAAATTCAGAGGGGAAAAAATATTTACAACCGCTAGAAGAAGAAAAGTTAGATGCTATTTTGTCTATTAATAATTACCATTCAGGAATTGCTGCAGTTGCAAATCACCCAACATTTACCGTTCCTATGGGGTATAAAGAGTCTGGAGAGCCAATTAGCTTAACATTTATTGGGGCTCCTTTCTCTGAAAGAAAATTATTAGAAATTGGGTATGCTTTTGAGCAATTAACAAAAATTAGAAGGATGCCTAAAAACTATCAATAGAAGTAATACCAATCATTTAAAAATCACTATTTTTGCACTCATTTTATTTTTTAATAAAATTGAAATATAACTTATAAAGATTTACTGCTTAAAGCCAAATGGCGAAAGGCAAAAAGCTATAAACATGCGCACGAAAACCATCAAAAAAAATAAGATTAACGTTGTTACTTTAGGTTGTTCAAAGAATATTTATGACTCTGAAGTTTTAATGGGACAGTTAAAAGCCAATGGCAAAGACGTTGTTCATGAAGATCCTGAAGATGATGGAAATATTGTTGTTATAAATACATGTGGGTTTATAGGGAAAGCAAAAGAAGAAAGTATTGATACTATTTTGCACTACGCAAACAGAAAAGAAGCTGGTGAAATAGACAAAGTTTTTGTTACTGGATGTTTAAGTGAGCGTTATAAACCCGATTTAGAAGAGCAGATACCTAATGTAGATCAATATTTTGGGACACATGATTTGCCTAATTTATTAAAGGTTTTAGAAGCAGATTATAAACACGAATTAATTGGCGAGCGTTTAACTACAACGCCAAAACATTATGCCTATTTAAAAATTGCAGAAGGATGTGATAGACCTTGTTCTTTTTGTGCAATTCCTTTAATGAGAGGAAAACATGTTTCTACACCCATTGAAGATATAATTACTGAAGCTACAAAATTAGCAGAAAAAGGAATTAAAGAAGTAATGTTAATTGCACAAGATTTAACCTATTACGGATTAGATATTTATAAAAAACGTGCATTAGCAGATTTACTAGAAGCACTAGCAAAAGTAGAGGGAATTGAATGGATTAGAATGCATTATGCTTTTCCATCAGGTTTTCCTATGGATGTTTTAGACGTGATGAAACGCGAGCCTAAAGTGTGTAATTACTTAGATATTCCTTTACAACACATAAATACTGAGTTGTTAAAATCTATGAAACGTGGTACAACGCATGAAAAAACAACTGCGTTAATTCATAAGTTTAGAGAAGCAGTGCCAGAAATGGCAATTAGAACTACGTTAATTGTTGGATACCCCGGAGAAACAGAAGCAATGTTTCAAGAATTAAAAGATTGGGTAGAAGAAATGCGTTTTGAGCGTTTGGGTGCTTTTGAGTATTCTCATGAAGAAAATACGGGTGCTTATGTGTTAGAAGATGATGTTCCTGCAGAGGTAAAGTTTAAAAGATTAAATGAAATTATGGAAGTTCAGTCTCAAATTTCTTGGGAATTGAATCAACAAAAAATAGGACAAACATTTAGATGTTTGTTTGATAGAAAAGACGGAGAATATTTTTACGGAAGAACAGAATCTGATTCGCCAGATGTAGATAATGATGTGATTGTAGATGCTAAAGAACACTATATTAAAATAGGTGAATTTATAGACATAGAAATTCACGAAGCTGGAGATTACGATTTGTACGGAACGCCAGTTGTGAAGCAAGAAAAACCAATTCCTTTAAATCAAAAAAAAGGTAAAAATTAAAACAAAAAATTCCGCTCATTTGAGCGGAATTTTTTATTTATAGAAATGTTATTTACTTTAATTTATCAGAATTTAAGAGAAAAACTGCATTTGCTACAAAGAGCTTTCCGTTCTCCCAAAAAGATCTAAAAAGCGGGTTGTCTACCATATAAATGATACTTCCACTTCCTATTTGATCTTCACCAAATAACAAAGATTCTGGAATGTTTTTTACAGCTTTACTACCCGCATAACCAGCAACGTTTTTAGCCGCTTTATCAAAATAAGCTACATTGTTCCCTTCTTTTAAATACGTGTAAGAGGTTCCGCTTAATTTTAATGAAAAATAGGTTTTGTCATACCCAAAAGCCAAAGGGTGTGTAGTGTCTAGCGTACTTTTAAAAACACTACCTGTAATTAAATTCGCTACACTTTTACGCTCTGTATCTGCATATGGAACTAAGTTTGCGTTTATAGAATCTTTCTTTGCTTTTCTTTGTTCTAAAGAAAATCCATCCTTATCAGCAAAACTTTCTAAAGCGCCTCCAATAGCAATTACAGTTCCGCCAGAACGCGTCCATTTTTTTAGTTTCTCTAAAGTATTTTTATTTAAAACTTTACTGTAATAACCGTTTGGTAAAATAATAACATCATAATTTGAAAAATCTACAGAAGAAAAATCATCAGAATTTATGTTTGTAATTGGGTAGTGTAATTGCGTTTCAAAGAAGTGCCAGATTTCACCAAAACTTAAAGAAGAAGTTCCTTGTCCAGATAAAACAGCTACTTTTTGTTTGTTGATTGGTTTTACAGAATAAGAACCAAAATCTGCACCAGAACTTACAAAGCCTGTTGGTGATGGTGTTAATTCACGTTGGTGTTTATTTGCGATTTCAACTATTTTAGCATCAAAGGCATCGTTTCTATTATCATTTCTTAAAATGATTAGCGTTCCTTTTTTAAATGATTTTCCTTCAACAGAAAAATCTTTTTCAGTAAACCTTGGTACAATATTATGTTGTAATAAAGCACTTAAAAAAGTAGCATCTTCTAAACTGTTCCATTTAGAAATGTATGCGTATGCATTTTTATCAATGGTATTAGTTACTTTTTTGAAGTTTGTATTTACAGTGGAATTTACTTTCGTTTTAGAAGCAATTGCATCAAAACCATGTGCGTATGGCAAAGACCAAGCAGTAATGTCATAGGTTAAAGAATCTACAAGTTTTGTAATTGGCTCAAACAACACTTTTACCATTTTTCCTTTTGGCTGATCTGTATGAATGACCAAGTCGTTATCTGAGATCGTAAATTTACCTTCCTTTTGGGTGTTGAAATGATATCCTTTTGTAGTGCCTTTTTCAGCTTGTTCATATCTAATTTCATGCGTATCTAGCAATCTTTTTAAACGGTTTGTTTTATCTTGATTCTCATTTTTTAGTACAAAACTTTTGTATTTGAAATTAGAGTTCTCAAAGAATTTTCTGAATTCAGTATTTAATTTTGAAGCATTTTTAGAAGAAATTTCTACAGTAGATAAACCTGTTGTTGTATGATGTATTGCTCTGTCTGTTAAGGTTAAAATTTCTCCTTCATCAGTTTTAATACCTAAACCTGCCATTCCGTGACCCGCTTGTTCGTAGGTCATACCAATTGCGCCCATAAAAGTTGGATACGTATCTCCATAACTGGGATATAGTAAATCGAAACTTTCTTTTGTAAAATACAACCAACCTTCTTTGTCGAAATATTTAGCGTGATTTTTTCCTATTTCTGTTTGAAAATCATGTTGCCAATCAGAAATTATTTCATGAAAAGGTGCTGCAGCTGGTGCAAAATAATACGGATTGTTAATATATTGTTCGTGAAAATCTACATGAATATGTGGCATCCATTTATTGTAAATAGCAATTCGCTGCACAGATTCTACTTGTGTTACCCAAGCCCAGTCTCTATTTAAATCGAATAAATAATGATTTGGTCTTCCTCCAGGCCATGGTTCTGAATGTTCTTTTGCTTCTTGATTAATGTTGTAAGGTGTACTTTTTACTTGATTAAACCAGTTTACATAACGGTCTCTTCCGTCAGGATTTATACACGGATCTATAATGACAACCGTATTTTCTAACCAAGCTTTTTTTGTTGTAACTAATTCATACAAAGTTAACATCGCTGCTTCTGTACTTGAAGCTTCATTACCATGAACGTTGTAACTTAACCAAACAATAGCAGTTTTAGAATCTGAATTTCCAGAAATAAGTCCTGTTTGAGCAAGGTTTGCTTTTCTAATAGTCTCTAAATTAGTAATATTTTCTTGTGAAGAGATATAACTTACATACAAAGGTCTGTGTTCATTTGTTTCTCCATATTTCTCTAATTTTACAGTAGATAATGTGCTGCTAACATATTTAAAATAATCTACAACTTTATGATGTCTTGTAAAACGAGCACCAATTTCATACCCTAAAAATTCGGAAGGAGATTGTAGTTTTTGAGCATAATAACTGCTAAAAGAAAGTACAGTTAAGAGTAAGAATAATTTAATTTTCATAAAAAATGTAGTTTGATATTCAAAAGTAATGAATATATTTTTTTGTTTTTCATTAGATTGAATCTTTATGATGTTAAAACTTTGTTAGATTGGTTTTGTCTTTACTACTTAGCGTAAAAAAACAGTATTTTTGAGTTATGATTACAAACGAAGAAGACCGTAAAATTTCTAAAGAGAAAATAGATTACAAAACGCATTGGAATGCTGCATATTTAAATAATGCTCCAGAAAAATTGGGGTGGTTTGAAGGAAACTCAGAAAAAACGTTAGCCCTAATTAAGGAAACTAAACTACCAAAAAATGCAACTATTTTAAATGTTGGTTCAGGTTCTTCAACGTTAATAGATGCTTTATTAAAAGAAGGTTTTTCTAATATTATTGCGAATGATTTAGCGGAAGAATCTTTAGAGAGTTTAAAAAAAAGAATAGGGAATAATAATAATGTTCAGTTTGTAGTTGATGATTTATTACATCCATTAAAATTAAATAAACTAAAGAATATAGATTTATGGAATGATAGAGCTGTATTGCATTTCTTCAAAAAAAAGGAAGAAATAGATGCTTATTTTAATTTACTTAAAAAAGTGATGTCTCTAAATGGGTTTGTAATTATTGCTGTTTTTTCAAAAGATGGAGCAGAAAAATGTTGTGGCTTAACACTTAAAAGGTATGATGTAGAAATGTTACAAAAAGAGTTAGGTGCTAATTTTAAACTTATAAAAAGTTTTAATTACACTTTTGTGAATCCTTTTGGAGGAGAAAGACCTTATATTTACACTCTGTTTCAAAGAAAAAATTAAGAATGAAAGTAACACATATTC is part of the Polaribacter sp. SA4-10 genome and harbors:
- a CDS encoding amidase family protein, yielding MRNFIFIFTFIFLITSCKKQQSKLIFKKYDETAELETQQNHEKKRMKFKLIQSKYLDMNEVFKPFQEDLAYFSEENYINLKPLILEQDIPTLQKSIKEGKLTYEKLTLFYLYRIRKFESDSTKSLNAIIALNPNVVKEAREKDKNLELPSSDYSVYGMPILLKDNINTKEMPTTAGAIALERNFTKTDAFIVDKLKENGALILGKVNLSEWAYFFCSGCPLGYSAIGGQTLNPYGRKMFETGGSSAGSAVAVAANYAVAAVGTETSGSITSPSSQNSVVGLKPTIGVLSRTGIVPISSTLDTPGPMTKNVVDTAILLNAMKGFDETDSASKNLKEEYVQNGFRSKFKGKKVGVLKPLLTDSIYLISIEKLKKVGVEVVEITPSEISFKGFITLLNIDMKHDLPKYLKHNANKSLYIKNVKEIIAFNKKDSLLRAPYGQQLFEGIVKDTTTLKQLEVVKQHLNSEGKKYLQPLEEEKLDAILSINNYHSGIAAVANHPTFTVPMGYKESGEPISLTFIGAPFSERKLLEIGYAFEQLTKIRRMPKNYQ
- a CDS encoding class I SAM-dependent methyltransferase encodes the protein MITNEEDRKISKEKIDYKTHWNAAYLNNAPEKLGWFEGNSEKTLALIKETKLPKNATILNVGSGSSTLIDALLKEGFSNIIANDLAEESLESLKKRIGNNNNVQFVVDDLLHPLKLNKLKNIDLWNDRAVLHFFKKKEEIDAYFNLLKKVMSLNGFVIIAVFSKDGAEKCCGLTLKRYDVEMLQKELGANFKLIKSFNYTFVNPFGGERPYIYTLFQRKN
- the rimO gene encoding 30S ribosomal protein S12 methylthiotransferase RimO: MRTKTIKKNKINVVTLGCSKNIYDSEVLMGQLKANGKDVVHEDPEDDGNIVVINTCGFIGKAKEESIDTILHYANRKEAGEIDKVFVTGCLSERYKPDLEEQIPNVDQYFGTHDLPNLLKVLEADYKHELIGERLTTTPKHYAYLKIAEGCDRPCSFCAIPLMRGKHVSTPIEDIITEATKLAEKGIKEVMLIAQDLTYYGLDIYKKRALADLLEALAKVEGIEWIRMHYAFPSGFPMDVLDVMKREPKVCNYLDIPLQHINTELLKSMKRGTTHEKTTALIHKFREAVPEMAIRTTLIVGYPGETEAMFQELKDWVEEMRFERLGAFEYSHEENTGAYVLEDDVPAEVKFKRLNEIMEVQSQISWELNQQKIGQTFRCLFDRKDGEYFYGRTESDSPDVDNDVIVDAKEHYIKIGEFIDIEIHEAGDYDLYGTPVVKQEKPIPLNQKKGKN
- a CDS encoding M14 family metallopeptidase, encoding MKIKLFLLLTVLSFSSYYAQKLQSPSEFLGYEIGARFTRHHKVVDYFKYVSSTLSTVKLEKYGETNEHRPLYVSYISSQENITNLETIRKANLAQTGLISGNSDSKTAIVWLSYNVHGNEASSTEAAMLTLYELVTTKKAWLENTVVIIDPCINPDGRDRYVNWFNQVKSTPYNINQEAKEHSEPWPGGRPNHYLFDLNRDWAWVTQVESVQRIAIYNKWMPHIHVDFHEQYINNPYYFAPAAAPFHEIISDWQHDFQTEIGKNHAKYFDKEGWLYFTKESFDLLYPSYGDTYPTFMGAIGMTYEQAGHGMAGLGIKTDEGEILTLTDRAIHHTTTGLSTVEISSKNASKLNTEFRKFFENSNFKYKSFVLKNENQDKTNRLKRLLDTHEIRYEQAEKGTTKGYHFNTQKEGKFTISDNDLVIHTDQPKGKMVKVLFEPITKLVDSLTYDITAWSLPYAHGFDAIASKTKVNSTVNTNFKKVTNTIDKNAYAYISKWNSLEDATFLSALLQHNIVPRFTEKDFSVEGKSFKKGTLIILRNDNRNDAFDAKIVEIANKHQRELTPSPTGFVSSGADFGSYSVKPINKQKVAVLSGQGTSSLSFGEIWHFFETQLHYPITNINSDDFSSVDFSNYDVIILPNGYYSKVLNKNTLEKLKKWTRSGGTVIAIGGALESFADKDGFSLEQRKAKKDSINANLVPYADTERKSVANLITGSVFKSTLDTTHPLAFGYDKTYFSLKLSGTSYTYLKEGNNVAYFDKAAKNVAGYAGSKAVKNIPESLLFGEDQIGSGSIIYMVDNPLFRSFWENGKLFVANAVFLLNSDKLK